The Fusarium musae strain F31 chromosome 10, whole genome shotgun sequence genome window below encodes:
- a CDS encoding hypothetical protein (EggNog:ENOG41) — protein sequence MDLDNFAERFTSRLKMACVVYDNRGLGDSDTGPGQPRQEIVPDLQVADISDAITFAQSRSEVDPERIGIWGSSYSGGHVLRVDALDRRVKVVLSQVPCLNGWDNFSRLVRPDFAEFMEGNFQKDRLERAAGNTPATVKVVDENPLAFSALPTPDSYDFFQKLWAPKSAWKNEVTLKSLELFRAHDPSAWIYRISPTPLLMTVGETDVLTPTDLALEAYSRAREPKQPSMLPGGHFDAYTGNNFERNAARQIKFLKDFLGVEDN from the exons ATGGACCTTGACAATTTCGCCGAACGCTTCACCAGCCGGCTCAAGATGGCCTGTGTCGTTTACGACAACCGAGGACTCGGGGACAGCGATACCGGACCAGGTCAGCCCAGGCAGGAGATTGTTCCTGATCTCCAGGTCGCTGATATATCTGATGCCATCACCTTTGCCCAGTCTCGAAGTGAAGTCGATCCAGAGAGAATTGGTATCTGGGGAAGCTCTTACAGTGGCGGGCATGTCCTCCGCGTTGACGCTCTTGATAGACGCGTCAAGGTAGTTCTATCTCAGGTCCCGTGCCTGAATGGATGGGACAACTTCAGCCGGCTTGTGCGTCCAGATTTTGCTGAGTTCATGGAAGGCAATTTCCAGAAAG ACCGACTCGAGAGAGCCGCCGGAAACACCCCAGCCACCGTCAAAGTGGTAGACGAGAACCCTCTTGCATTCTCTGCGCTCCCCACGCCTGATAGCTATGACTTCTTCCAGAAGCTCTGGGCTCCCAAGTCAGCATGGAAGAATGAGGTCACGCTCAAGTCGCTGGAGCTCTTCCGGGCGCACGATCCATCGGCGTGGATCTATCGCATCTCACCGACACCGCTCTTGATGACGGTTGGGGAAACTGATGTTTTGACGCCGACGGACCTAGCTCTCGAAGCCTACTCTCGAGCACGGGAGCCAAAACAGCCCTCTATGTTGCCCGGAGGACATTTTGACGCTTACACTGGAAACAATTTTGAGCGAAATGCGGCTCGGCAGATCAAGTTCCTTAAGGACTTTTTGGGAGTCGAAGATAATTAG
- a CDS encoding hypothetical protein (EggNog:ENOG41) — protein sequence MGSQINRRPVRVASTSGAITDMVENLAELAKNADVDFIVGDWQSEYNITARGMIKAQRSESPNLDAAPAFEQQFVDSFRSALPDLAARKIKMAVNAGACDTELLYQRIQTIVEDSVTGLRVAWIEGDEVLDAVQQYVSEGTKLRNITTGQSFQEWGHSPVYAQCYLGSRGISQAFTNGADIVLYGRVADAAPTMGAAAYWHGWSSTQYQELAHALTAVHLIECSYYVTGGNYIGFKTIPQGKSPLLNLPIARIQSDGTFFIECHHSKDRGGQVSVNTCRYQLLYELQGKQYYNSDVVAIVDQVKMEQAGPDSVFVHNIGFEKPLPTTKVGLTVPGGYQAEVHYFIVGLDAEQKAMLLEK from the coding sequence ATGGGGTCCCAAATAAACCGCCGCCCTGTCCGTGTTGCATCCACATCAGGCGCCATCACAGACATGGTCGAGAACCTGGCAGAGCTCGCCAAGAATGCTGACGTCGACTTTATTGTCGGAGACTGGCAGTCAGAGTACAACATAACAGCACGCGGGATGATCAAAGCCCAGCGTTCCGAAAGCCCAAATCTTGATGCTGCTCCAGCATTCGAACAGCAGTTCGTCGACTCTTTCCGAAGCGCCCTGCCAGACTTGGCTGCACGAaagatcaagatggccgTCAATGCCGGGGCGTGCGACACGGAACTTTTATATCAACGTATACAGACGATTGTCGAGGACTCTGTCACAGGCCTGCGTGTTGCTTGGATCGAAGGAGACGAAGTTCTCGACGCCGTGCAGCAGTACGTTTCTGAGGGAACAAAACTTCGAAACATCACCACCGGCCAGTCTTTTCAGGAATGGGGACATAGCCCGGTGTATGCGCAGTGCTACCTAGGCTCACGAGGCATCTCTCAGGCTTTCACGAATGGGGCTGACATTGTCCTATACGGTCGCGTGGCCGACGCAGCTCCAACCATGGGCGCTGCTGCATACTGGCATGGGTGGTCTAGCACACAGTATCAGGAACTCGCACACGCCTTGACCGCTGTTCATCTGATTGAGTGCTCTTACTACGTCACTGGCGGCAACTACATCGGCTTCAAGACGATCCCTCAGGGCAAGAGTCCCCTGTTAAATCTGCCCATCGCCCGCATCCAATCTGATGGTACCTTTTTCATTGAGTGCCACCACTCTAAGGATAGAGGCGGTCAAGTTTCTGTCAACACCTGCCGATATCAGCTGCTTTATGAGCTGCAGGGCAAGCAATACTACAACTCGGATGTGGTCGCCATCGTGGATCAGGTGAAGATGGAACAGGCCGGCCCTGATAGTGTCTTTGTACATAACATTGGCTTCGAAAAGCCTCTACCCACGACAAAGGTCGGCCTAACTGTCCCCGGAGGCTACCAGGCTGAGGTCCATTATTTTATCGTTGGCCTGGACGCTGAACAGAAAGCTATGCTGTTAGAGAAATAG
- a CDS encoding hypothetical protein (EggNog:ENOG41) yields the protein MSNFSFPDFDDLPVVKGQPKGCLWGFFDVDGQKDQLGALRLLTKEVVQKAKDEIQTGTHVQLDWPLHNIEFPGFGRIPLQHTVKDLAEEGFVAFDDVISFNTQTSS from the exons ATGAGCAACTTCTCTTTTCCTGATTTTGACGACCTTCCAGTGGTCAAAGGCCAACCAAAAGGATGCCTCTGGGGCTTTTTCGACGTTGATGGACAGAAAGACCAGTTGGGAG CCCTGCGGCTCCTCACTAAGGAAGTTGTACAGAAGGCGAAAGACGAGATACAAACCGGGACGCACGTGCAGCTCGACTGGCCACTTCATAACATCGAGTTTCCAGGCTTCGGACGAATTCCACTGCAGCATACCGTCAAGGACCTCGCCGAGGAAGGATTTGTCGCCTTTGACGATGTTATATCTTTCAACACGCAGACAAGCTCTTAG
- a CDS encoding hypothetical protein (EggNog:ENOG41), with product MANTILYLQNFAAWTGLGCYFATNPQMQWRLCLALPAFAPGILGLGSALIPESPRWLVTQDRGTEALDILTKLHHQPGDSSNEAAQSECRAIKTQLMAESNEPKSFVGIMKKPSYRKRILIGIFVQCIAQSTGVLVINNYQVLLYNGLGLTGYLPLFLYGVYTAWAAFLNWVGAMFVDKFGRIFMLTVGLVGCALMVAGEAAIVAVAAENKNNHAINAAGVFFLFVFVTFYATCIDAISYIYFYTQPAPIAFAQVGWKYYLVFVIVPLLGAPVVYFMFPETKGLSLEEIGTLFDDGNEDPTIEVREDVAEKLDF from the exons atggctaatACTATTCTCTACCTGCAGAACTTTGCCGCCTGGACTGGACTCGGCTGCTACTTCGCAACCAATCCTCAAATGCAGTGGCGGCTCTGCCTCGCTCTTCCTG CTTTTGCTCCCGGTATTCTTGGCCTAGGATCGGCGCTCATCCCAGAGTCTCCTAGGTGGCTCGTAACGCAAGACCGTGGGACCGAGGCCCTTGATattctcaccaagcttcaCCATCAGCCTGGGGACTCGAGCAATGAAGCGGCCCAATCTGAATGTCGTGCTATCAAGACCCAGTTGATGGCTGAGTCTAATGAGCCCAAGTCCTTTGTTGGCATCATGAAGAAGCCTTCCTATCGCAAGCGAATCCTCATCGGTATATTTGTTCA GTGTATCGCCCAATCTACTGGAGTTCTTGTTATCAATAACTACCAGGTTCTTCTGTACAACGGTCTTGGTCTTACAGGTTACCTCCCCCTCTTCCTGTACGGAGTGTACACAGCATGGGCAGCCTTCCTCAACTGGGTGGGCGCTATGTTTGTCGACAAGTTTGGTAGAATTTTTATGCTTACTGTAGGACTG GTCGGATGTGCACTGATGGTAGCCGGCGAGGCAGCCATCGTCGCTGTTGccgccgagaacaagaacaaccaCGCCATCAACGCAGCTGGTGTATTCTTCCTGTTCGTCTTTGTTACTTTCTACGCCACATGCATCGATGCCATCAGCTACATTTACT TCTATACACAGCCTGCGCCCATTGCCTTCGCTCAGGTTGGATGGAAGTACTATCTGGTCTTTGTCATCGTGCCCCTCCTTGGTGCCCCTGTTGTCTACTTTATGTTTCCTGAGACTAAGGGTCTTTCATTGGAGGAGATTGGTACTCTTTTTGATGATGGAAATGAGGATCCAACTATTGAGGTTCGAGAGGATGTTGCCGAGAAGCTAGACTTTTGA
- a CDS encoding hypothetical protein (EggNog:ENOG41) gives MYPIGIHYNSPGAESDMLLVREAVMMVVMNQLTDKPNWHIKVFDETIAEKWIQEALALPVDPLYDEIVQNKNPGTRHSHKYGPNRLKYILDRGCLEYCIKELRVKAKFFEKTGLIPALDANATVIKSDTFIDESLHERLRSAFAKLKEEQKDDPDWHPRSYDMVQNLVHPSLYPLVYGRSRVYRDEVVGVGDAVEKWSGKGEVIPKKPAEVPEEYNRRYEFGGRKTHELFWSDSYQWLPSNVKLLDDGSVKLTSYINNLHPKHTDIYETVEKLIERALPAWDHSVSFVRDWNVVSAGRTKARFPRPENPDDDNEANWTPRIDDWTPDDAGEVEYEDVIRNADGDLLYDTRKKNAWEEIREPVQPDAPEFKAWDYGVKPGMSLRERFKDIQVIVKMASIELTPDMPVFPPGGWHVEGQMNEHIVGTALYYLDSENVKPSYLQFRMQTDYYQEDWNVGQEAYGWMEQVYGTRLNGGDCLQRYGKIETKQGRLLAFPNVFHHRVSHVELNDMSKPGHRRFIALWLVDPRTRIINTGNVPPQQKSWWLEATFGDLSDDDATKIPNAVAKLAAQGEPEHPGLKTAAESGKPLPAELVSMVEAEADDSATPMSLEEAKEHRLKLMDERTRYQRDAEEKWSAIQYSFCEH, from the exons ATGTATCCAATTGGAATTCACTACAACTCCCCCGGGGCTGAATCCGATATGTTGCTCGTGCGGGAGGCTGTCATGATGGTTGTGATGAATCAATTGACAGATAAGCCTAACTGGCACATAAAG GTTTTCGACGAGACCATCGCCGAAAAATGGATTCAAGAAGCCCTTGCACTTCCAGTTGATCCTTTGTACGATGAGATCGTACAGAACAAAAACCCAGGAACCAGACATTCGCACAAGTATGGCCCCAATAGACTCAAGTACATCCTAGATCGGGGCTGTCTTGAATAT TGTATCAAAGAGCTCCGTGTCAAGGCTAAATTCTTTGAGAAAACTGGTCTCATACCAGCTTTGGATGCAAACGCAACCGTCATCAAATCGGACACGTTTATCGATGAGAGCCTCCATGAGCGTCTTCGGAGCGCTTTTGCGAAGCTGAAGGAAGAACAGAAAGACGACCCAGACTGGCATCCTCGCAGCTACGATATGGTACAAAACCTTGTGCACCCGTCCCTATACCCCCTTGTCTATGGTCGTTCTCGAGTATATCGCGACGAGGTTGTCGGTGTCGGAGATGCCGTTGAAAAATGGAGTGGCAAAGGAGAAGTCATACCGAAGAAACCTGCCGAAGTCCCAGAAGAATACAATAGACGCTACGAATTTGGTGGCAGGAAAACCCATGAATTGTTTTGGTCCGATTCCTACCAGTGGCTTCCGTCCAACGTCAAGCTCCTGGATGACGGGAGTGTCAAATTGACGAGCTATATCAACAATCTACATCCCAAGCATACTGATATATACGAGACGGTTGAGAAACTCATCGAAAGAGCTCTCCCCGCCTGGGATCATAGTGTGTCGTTTGTGAGAGACTGGAACGTCGTCTCCGCTGGACGGACCAAGGCTCGCTTCCCGCGACCTGAGAACCCCGA TGACGATAACGAAGCGAACTGGACCCCCCGAATCGATGACTGGACGCCTGATGATGCAGGGGAAGTTGAGTATGAAGACGTCATCAGAAATGCAGATGGCGACCTCCTTTATGATACCCGCAAGAAGAATGCTTGGGAAGAGATCAGAGAACCCGTTCAACCTGATGCCCCCGAGTTCAAAGCATGGGACTATGGTGTCAAACCCGGAATGTCACTTCGCGAACGGTTCAAGGATATCCAAGTCATTGTCAAGATGGCCTCCATCGAGCTCACCCCAGACATGCCTGTATTTCCTCCTGGAGGGTGGCATGTTGAAGGCCAAATGAACGAACATATTGTCGGCACAGCTCTTTACTACCTCGACTCTGAGAATGTGAAGCCAAGCTATCTGCAATTCCGTATGCAGACCGATTATTATCAAGAGGACTGGAACGTAGGACAAGAGGCCTACGGCTGGATGGAGCAGGTCTATGGAACGAGGTTGAACGGAGGTGATTGTCTGCAGCGATATGGAAAGATTGAGACGAAGCAGGGTAGGCTGTTGGCGTTCCCCAATGTTTTCCACCACAGAGTTTCACATGTGGAGTTGAATGATATGAGTAAACCTGGCCATCGACGGTTTATAGCGCTTTGGCTCGTTGACCCGAGGACAAGGATCATCAATACGGGAAACGTACCGCCTCAGCAGAAGAGCTGGTGGCTGGAGGCTACATTTGGGGACttgagtgatgatgacgcCACTAAAATTCCAAACGCCGTTGCGAAGCTGGCAGCTCAAGGGGAGCCTGAGCATCCTGGGTTGAAGACTGCGGCAGAGAGTGGTAAGCCTCTTCCGGCGGAACTGGTGAGTATGGTGGAGGCTGAAGCAGATGATTCAGCAACGCCAATGTCGTTGGAAGAGGCGAAGGAGCATCGCCTGAAGTTGATGGACGAGAGGACTCGCTATCAACGagatgctgaggagaagtGGTCTGCTATCCAGTATAGTTTTTGCGAGCATTAG
- the LYS1_2 gene encoding Saccharopine dehydrogenase (EggNog:ENOG41) has translation MLIFSLHDPDHSQDLVRTLRGCVSTDIEVHFHDDTGSAVANAFSALEAGATHVDTSILGIGERNGITALGALMARMMPTSRDYILSKYKLHELKKIEDFVAECVEINVPFNNPITGFCAFTHKAGIHAKAILNDPSTYEILKPEDFGLSRYVHFTSRLTGWNAIKSRVDQLGLKMTDDQVKECTAKLKSMADLKVMTLDESDSLIRSFHLELQNENGA, from the exons ATGCTCATCTTCAGTCTGCATGATCCTGACCATTCACAGGACCTCGTCCGAACTCTTCGAGGTTGTGTTTCCACAGATATCGAGGTTCAC TTTCACGATGATACAGGCTCTGCTGTTGCG AACGCTTTTTCTGCCCTTGAAGCTGGCGCTACAC ACGTTGACACATCCATACTCGGCATTGGAGAACGAAACGGCATCACTGCACTTGGAGCTCTC ATGGCTAGAATGATGCCCACCTCCAGAGACTACATTCTCTCCAAGTACAAGCTACACGaactcaagaagatcgaagATTTCGTCGCAGAATGCGTTGAGATCAACGTGCCATTCAACAACCCAATCACCGGCTTCTGCGCATTCACCCACAAGGCCGGCATCCACGCCAAGGCAATCCTCAACGACCCCTCCACGTACGAGATCCTCAAGCCCGAAGATTTCGGTCTATCAAGATACGTGCACTTCACGTCACGACTCACCGGCTGGAACGCCATCAAGAGTCGTGTTGACCAACTTGGTCTCAAGATGACAGACGACCAGGTCAAGGAGTGTACGGCTAAGCTCAAGAGCATGGCTGATCTCAAGGTGATGACACTTGATGAGAGCGATTCCTTGATCAGAAGCTTTCACTTGGAACTACAAAATGAAAATGGAGCATAG
- the LYS1_3 gene encoding Saccharopine dehydrogenase (EggNog:ENOG41), which yields MSITSNNATNPYSSVNDLLSNVRNFKIIESTLREGEQFANSYFSTETKIKIAKMLDEFGVDYIELTNPAASPQSRDDCAAICKLGLKAKILTHTRCTMEDAKLACDCGVDGVDVVIEFLREHSLGGKNMAAITKQAIEVIEYIKRSEDAKFVSQVKILSGKLRLRLTTPTPLVDQSISLSRKGPGFGES from the exons ATGTCTATTACCAGCAATAACGCGACCAATCCCTATTCGAGCGTCAACGACCTCCTCAGCAATGTCCGCAacttcaagatcatcgagTCAACCCTGAGAGAGGGTGAACAATTCGCCAATTCGTACTTCTCAACCgagaccaagatcaagatcgccaAGATGCTCGATGAGTTCGGTGTCGACTATATAGAGCTCACGAACCCAGCTGCTAGCCCACAATCTCGGGACGACTGCGCAGCTATCTGCAAGCTCGGCCTCAAGGCAAAAATTCTAACACACACAAGATGTACCATGGAAGATGCTAAGCTTGCGTGTGACTGTGGAGTTGACGGCGTTGATGTTGTTATTG AATTCCTTCGAGAGCATTCACTGGGCGGCAAGAACATGGCCGCTATCACCAAACAGGCCATTGAGGTCATTGAGTATATCAAGAGGT CCGAGGATGCGAAGTTCGTTTCTCAAGTGAAGATTCTTTCCGGTAAGCTCCGCCTGCGTCTCACTACGCCCACTCCTCTCGTCGACCAGTCGATATCCCTTTCCCGAAAAGGCCCTGGCTTTGGGGAGTCATGA
- a CDS encoding hypothetical protein (EggNog:ENOG41) — MCFLFSVSYVFGVFFVSVIASKLLHLWTHFFTVPAAAFFLYLPTFFLFDLLAICIARLFLSQSKTPWAWIGCLFGTIATLVSIGGSASQLGFFVKTGGELDWRDATAYATSKEGLKVLFSGSEAVIACGIVLLIIAIPIHGFFYRAFGAFVGAIGESILSVYSYFRSFRVRIPGIQRGRYSALKNADTDLESTDTYSMDEDLRSSAENPPRAGGEKLATVRGKIARFFARIPFFSWLWKIALALFLMLTLIFRPAKPYDLLSITLPVSMLDVFAPEPDFCQAQRSLIQNAFPFPDLINNSTWKQPDGEYFRGWAPLANKDMSPLGEAYRNHTVDWLPEKGDLPRGFFRFDPKRFKNGYHGSLSKGSTIISEHKCPQVSLQEKDPYYNPVQDPLKITNLDTDILPTLKEALGNGDVKIKHVVFILMESLRADFWPLQQGSHIHSLIMDLNKSDKEKEAANERLSWMMPHIEKITGLKQGFTDKNGKPYAKPNYTWHDQAEEGFGGINVATAYTAATMSTKSYCANHCGAYPMPVEKFAEADTDSYQPCLPQILSMLNKVKTNTSSDDADFRDLQWKTALFEAEIEEYDRQEKFDAKLGFQHIITKKQLEHHWRFNESDVLGKKINYFAYPEPILIPHLQDFITNTTANNQRMWLTHFTSTTHHAWGLPEGTPYYDYVSHTGMNKVHDNFNRYLNTLRWHDGWMASLMNLLDDQGIANETLVVFAGDHGHSFKDDGAGKEGTYENQFISNYRVGLTFRHPHLPRVQYDANTTTISILPTILDLLINSGSLNEKDTHIASDLVQDYEGQSLIRPYKKTDGDRRAWTFSVVNSGAGMLGVTSADVPWRLVIPLNKVIEYRVTDAVNDPMELKPVAAWSPEELETEVRSAFGDEAAQWANEAIPIAQWWALERQRLWRYHSLSA; from the exons ATGTGTTTCCTCTTCTCGGTATCCTATGTTTTCggtgtcttcttcgtctcggTGATCGCCAGCAAGCTGCTACATCTGTGGACACATTTCTTCACGGTACCCGCAGCGGCCTTCTTCCTGTACCTAccgaccttcttcctcttcgaccTGTTAGCGATATGCATAGCGAGGCTGTTTTTGAGCCAGTCCAAGACACCGTGGGCTTGGATCGGGTGTTTGTTTGGTACCATTGCTAC ACTTGTCTCGATCGGCGGCTCGGCATCGCAGCTTGGATTCTTCGTTAAGACCGGTGGAGAGCTCGATTGGCGCGATGCGACAGCTTACGCTACAAGCAAGGAGGGTCTCAAGGTGCTTTTCAGCGGCAGCGAAGCCGTGATAGCTTGCGGAATTGTTCTGCTCATTATTGCCATTCCCATCCATGGATTCTTCTACCGCGCATTTGGCGCTTTTGTCGGCGCAATTGGCGAAAGCATCCTCTCAG TCTATTCCTACTTCCGAAGCTTTCGCGTGCGAATTCCTGGTATCCAGCGCGGTAGATACTCAGCTCTCAAGAATGCCGATACCGATCTCGAATCGACCGATACATACTCGATGGATGAGGATTTACGATCCAGCGCCGAGAACCCTCCGCGTGCGGGCGGAGAGAAGCTTGCCACCGTTCGAGGCAAGATTGCTCGATTCTTTGCGCGAATCCCATTCTTCTCCTGGCTGTGGAAAATTGCCCTCGCTCTTTTCCTCATGCTCACGCTGATTTTCCGACCTGCCAAGCCGTACGATTTGTTGTCAATCACGCTCCCTGTTTCGATGCTCGATGTTTTTGCTCCCGAGCCCGATTTCTGCCAGGCGCAGCGAAGCTTAATTCAGAACGCTTTCCCGTTCCCCGACTTGATCAACAATTCGACATGGAAACAACCTGATGGCGAGTACTTTAGAGGCTGGGCGCCTTTGGCCAACAAGGATATGAGCCCTCTTGGTGAGGCGTACCGAAATCACACTGTCGATTGGCTGCCCGAGAAGGGAGACCTGCCCCGTGGCTTTTTCCGATTCGATCCCAAGCGCTTCAAGAACGGTTACCACGGTTCACTCAGCAAGGGCAGTACCATCATTTCCGAGCACAAGTGTCCCCAGGTCTCGCTGCAAGAGAAGGATCCCTACTACAACCCCGTCCAGGACCCATTGAAGATCACCAACCTCGATACCGATATTCTACCCACACTCAAGGAAGCGCTTGGCAATGGCGacgtcaagatcaagcatgTCGTCTTTATCCTTATGGAGAGTCTGCGTGCAGACTTCTGGCCTCTGCAGCAAGGCTCCCATATTCACAGCCTGATCATGGATCTCAACAAGAgcgacaaggagaaggaagcgGCCAACGAGCGATTGTCATGGATGATGCCTCACATTGAGAAGATCACTGGCCTGAAGCAAGGGTTCACCGACAAGAACGGCAAGCCGTACGCGAAGCCCAACTACACATGGCACGATCAAGCGGAGGAGGGTTTCGGTGGCATCAATGTCGCGACCGCCTACACCGCCGCCACAATGTCAACCAAAAGCTACTGCGCCAATCACTGCGGAGCTTATCCCATGCCTGTTGAGAAATTCGCCGAGGCCGACACCGACAGCTACCAACCTTGtcttccccagattctcAGCATGctcaacaaggtcaagacCAACACATCCTCTGACGATGCCGATTTCCGCGATTTGCAGTGGAAGACTGCTCTCTTCGAGGCTGAGATCGAGGAGTACGATCGTCAAGAGAAGTTCGACGCCAAGCTTGGCTTCCagcacatcatcaccaagaagcagctcgagCACCACTGGCGCTTCAACGAGTCGGATGTCTtgggcaagaagatcaactATTTCGCCTACCCCGAGCCCATCCTTAtacctcatcttcaagacttcatcaccaacacGACCGCCAACAACCAGCGCATGTGGTTGACTCACTTCACCAGCACTACCCACCACGCTTGGGGTCTTCCCGAAGGCACTCCTTACTACGACTACGTTTCTCACACCGGCATGAACAAGGTGCACGACAACTTCAACAGGTACTTGAACACTCTCCGCTGGCACGATGGCTGGATGGCCAGCTTGATGAACCTCCTCGACGACCAAGGCATCGCCAACGAGACCCTCGTTGTCTTCGCCGGTGATCACGGTCACTCTTTCAAGGACGACGGCGCTGGCAAGGAGGGCACCTACGAGAACCAGTTCATCTCCAACTACCGAGTCGGCCTGACCTTCCGACACCCCCACCTCCCCCGAGTCCAATACGacgccaacaccaccaccatctctATCCTCCCGACCATCCTCgacctcctcatcaacagcgGTTCCCTCAACGAGAAGGACACCCACATCGCCTCCGACCTCGTCCAAGACTATGAAGGTCAATCCCTCATCAGACCCTACAAGAAGACCGACGGCGACCGACGAGCCTGGACCTTCTCCGTCGTCAACTCGGGCGCTGGCATGCTCGGCGTCACCTCCGCCGACGTCCCCTGGCGTCTGGTCATCCCCCTCAACAAGGTCATCGAATACCGAGTCACCGACGCAGTCAACGACCCCATGGAGCTCAAACCCGTAGCTGCGTGGTCACCTGAAGAGCTCGAAACAGAAGTCCGTTCTGCCTTTGGCGACGAAGCTGCACAGTGGGCCAACGAAGCCATACCCATAGCCCAATGGTGGGCCCTGGAGCGCCAACGTCTCTGGCGCTACCACTCTCTGTCCGCATAG
- a CDS encoding hypothetical protein (EggNog:ENOG41), with translation MSSVKAIIFGATGAVGRAAALEAQSRGAQVTLAMRNTKKPIPGFTLDLEKKLGFTRVQADLSDPKSIERAVSESGTTVAFSYILFEAEDGLLETYKAMKRAGITHVVLLSSFCVTENGGAKASSEAEEILAVVHGKAELALAEIGIAYTVIRPAYFASNIQMLEDWQEVKSGQLELAHPDAPFDYLAPEDVGALAGARVAATPPANELVISQCGPELLSQRTAWKVVSEGLEMNISIKEINSDEHRAKLRSRGFPEPMVKSAVERLSDLARDPASLYEPETYKEASLNFRKYTGRQPTTFKAWIDKHREELLAN, from the coding sequence atgtcttcagtcaaagccatcatcttcGGCGCAACAGGTGCCGTCGGTCGCGCAGCAGCCCTAGAAGCCCAATCCCGCGGTGCGCAAGTCACACTCGCCATGCGCAACACCAAAAAGCCCATCCCAGGCTTCACACTAGACCTTGAGAAGAAACTAGGCTTCACCCGCGTCCAAGCCGATCTCTCAGACCCCAAGTCAATCGAGCGCGCTGTCTCTGAATCAGGAACAACAGTAGCATTTTCATACATACTCTTTGAAGCAGAAGATGGTCTTTTAGAAACGTACAAAGCTATGAAGAGGGCTGGTATCACGCATGTTGTGCTGCTCTCTTCGTTTTGTGTTACGGAGAACGGAGGTGCTAAAGCATCTTCTGAAGCGGAAGAGATACTAGCTGTTGTTCATGGCAAGGCTGAACTTGCGCTGGCGGAAATTGGTATTGCTTATACTGTTATACGTCCAGCGTATTTCGCGAGTAATATTCAGATGCTGGAGGATTGGCAAGAGGTCAAGTCGGGACAACTTGAGTTGGCTCATCCCGACGCGCCGTTCGATTATCTCGCCCCCGAAGACGTCGGCGCTCTCGCAGGTGCAAGAGTCGCTGCAACACCACCTGCAAATGAGTTGGTCATATCGCAATGCGGACCAGAGTTGCTCTCCCAGCGCACCGCATGGAAGGTTGTCAGTGAAGGTTTAGAGATGAATATCAGCATCAAGGAGATCAACAGTGATGAGCATAGAGCCAAACTCAGGTCGAGAGGTTTTCCCGAGCCTATGGTCAAATCTGCTGTTGAGAGATTATCAGATCTCGCGCGTGATCCAGCGAGTTTGTATGAGCCGGAGACATATAAAGAAGCATCGTTGAATTTTAGGAAGTATACGGGTAGACAGCCTACTACGTTCAAGGCATGGATTGATAAGCATAGAGAGGAACTTTTAGCGAACTAG